CCTTGAGCTTCACGAACTCCTCTTCGTTGAGGCCCACGCACGTCAACTCGAGAGCCGCGTAGCGCTCGCCCTTCTCCGTGAAGCACGTCACGGTCGTCGTATAGAAGGGGAAGTTCTTGGCTCGAGCGATCCGATCGACGCGTCCCATGCAACGGAAGGAGTTTGCCGTGGTGGCGTGGACCGGGAACACCTGGAGATCCGCCTGGGTGGCAAGGTAGTAATGCCTGGACTTGATCGGATTGGCCGCGGCGCAGGTCATGACGCCGTGGACAGCCAGGGTCCGCAGCCCCTCGGAGCAGCTCATCAACGTCGTCTCGGCGTAGCGCTGCTGCTCCGGCCTGAACTGGCTGTAGACAACGCCATTGTCCACGGCAACGTCATACACCTCGACATAAGGAGCAGACTCGCCAATGAGTTCGAACAGGTTCTCCATGGAGTTCATCCCTTCCAGTCAGTGAATGGCAAGCGCTGGTAGCCCTGGCGAAGCCCTCAGGCTTGAAACAAGCCGGCGCGACCCGCTCCGCATGCCTGGATGCAAGGGTGGTTCCACTCTCGAGTCGCGCACGCTCCCCGAGGCATCGACGCGAAGTCACAGCTCTTCAGGTGTCAATTCGCGGAGCTGACACGGCGCTGACGTGTCAGCGAGCCATGGATACATCTCTGACGGGGACCTCCGGGCTGCTGACCGGATATGCTCCGGGCGTTACGGAGACCTCCACCATGAGCCTGCGATTGCCTCTGGCGCTGCTGCCCTTCCTGTTGGCGCTGGTCCCTCTGGAGCGAGCGGAGGCAAGCTGCAGCGTCCTGAGCGGCGAGGACCTGAAGCGCTGCCTCGAAGCGGGGCATCGGTCCATGCTCGACTACCACGATGCGTACGAGAAGTCGGTTCGGTTCGAGGTCTCCGTGGGGAGCCACACCCAGCAGATCAACTTGTTCGACTACAAGAGAGCGGGGCTCTGTGCCCTCACGATGCGTGACAGTGTCACACCCTGGAGCCTGTCGAGAACTACGTCGACTTCGACACGTATCGCGCGGGTACGCTCTACAAGCCCGTGAGCTGCAAGGCCGGCAAGCAGCACGGCGAGGAGTTCCGGTACTTCGCCAGTGGCAAGCTGGAGAAGCGCACCCTGTTCAAGGACGGCCGGGAACAGGGCCGGTTCGAGCACTTCCATCGCGATGGCACGCTCTTCTCAAGCGGCGAGTACGTGGATGGCGAGCTGCGCCTCCTGTCCTACTTCTGGACGCCCGATGGCGTCGAGGAGCGGCGGCATCGCTCGCCCGAGGTGCGGAAGGAGAAGACCACCTATTGGAAGGACGGGCGTCCCTTCACGGGAGTCTGGAAGCGCTAGGTGTCGGAACACTACGTGATCATCACCACCATCAAGAACGGTGAGAGACACGGGGACTACGAGGAATACGATGGCGATCGCCGGGTGGTCCAGCGCACCTACGAGAATGGAGAGCTCGTCGAGACGCCGCCCAAGCAGGGGGACTCGCCAGTGCCCTCGGATCCCGGCCCGAAGCAGCGGTAGCCGAAGCCGAGGCACCACCCTGGATCGTGCGTCCGTGCCGGTGGTAAGGGGGGCTCAGTGCGCACGGCCTTCGCACCCCGTGGGTGCGGATACGCCAGCATGCTGCGCCTAGCACTACAGCGGGCGCAAGCAAAGACGTCCAGCGCTTTCCGTGATTCTGGTAGAGGTTTTGCATCGGTGCGGGTTCGATTCCCGCCTCTATCCTTCTCAAGGGGTATCGCATCAGCTGTGCCGATACCGGATGCAGCGCACAGGCGGTGCTCCCCTCCAGCACGAGCCCTACAGCGAGAATCAGTGGGGCGACCAACTCCAAGCATGCCTGGCAAGGGGATTGTGGAGGATGAACTTCCCTATCACACAACGGAATAGACACCCGGACCCTAGGCGACTGCGGGGCGCTGCTGCGCCTCGCTAAACACAGGCGAGGGATTGGCCGAGATGGGAGCAGAGACATCTGTCCCTATGTGGGCTAATGGGATGACCTGCTCAATCCCGGAGGGCAACGCGCCCTGGGAGCCGCGCCCTTCTGAGCTTCAACGGGGGCGGTGCGTCGCAGTCTGCGGAGCGCTTCAAGGGAGCACTCAGTGCGAGAAGTGGAGGTCGGAGTCTACGATTCCTGGAAGTACCTCCCGTCAAGCCGAGGAACTCGTCGCCGCTGGAGCGTGGGGGCCAGCACTGCGCCTGTACATGACGTGCCGGAGGCCCCCCGGTCGCTGTGGGCTGCGCGCGGGGCCCATGACGGCAAGAGGTTGCAGGAGGGCGCTGGCTCCCCGGCGAGAGCTTGCCGCCCCCGTGGATGGTTGTTGAGGTACAGAGCGCCCCAGCGTTGCCCTACACCTGCTCGGGCTCCGGCTCGAAAGTGAACATGTACGTTCAGGCAGGGCTAGAAGCTCATCTGGAAGTCCGGGTCCGGCGCACGCGCAGACTTGGACGCACGGATGTATGTGAACTTCCAGCGGCTCTCCGCGTGCACTGCCTCGAACCCTAACCGCCCAATGCCGCGCTGGAATTCTTGGAGATCTCTAAAGCGCGAGGTTGCCTCCCAGATGTGGAGTTGGCCATCAACGCGGAGCGCCCGGTGGGCCTCTCGTAGATACTCAGTAAAGTTCGCCCCCATGAGGGATAGCGAGAAGACCGCCACGTCGAGTACGCCATCGGCAAGCGGAACATGGGCTAGGTCGGCCGCTACGACGCCGGGGTTCGCAGCCACGTGATCGAAGCTGTGCACGGTATGGCGCCCCTGGAGTGCCCGCGCCAATTCCGCCTCCCCACAGCCAAAGTCACCGATGACGCGCCCCTGCCGCTCCAAGAGGAAGCGGATCATTTCCTGATAGGGCACCACCATCCAGTCGGCTCGGGCAGCGCGGTAGAGCGTGTGATACTGCGCCCACTCCTCCGGATTCTCGGCGAGCCGCGCATGCGTCGTAGCGCTGTGCGTGGCATTCCAGCGGTTGTTCATCTGAGAGAAGTCCCCATAAGAGGCTCGCCGGGCAACGTCCACAGGTCCGCCTAGGGGGAGAGGAACCATCAACTGCATCCGTGCCACCTCCACCGTCTCTCCCTGCTCAAGCCGCTGAAGCCAGCTCATCACATCCCGGTAGGCCTGCTCCGGGGTGCGCAGATGCCCCTCGGGCACGACGCCGTCCACCGCTGCATCGGCAATCGACTTCTTGAAGCGGAGCCGCTCCATCTTCGATTCGCACCAGGACCAGCGGCCACCTGGGAGGTCGGCATAGGTGAGAGGTAGCACGATGGTCACCTTCCGGTCGCGCTGCCCTTGGCGATACAAGCGGCCCTTGAGCTGCTCGTACTCGGCGTGGGTCCACGGCAACACGTTGATGATCAGCCGGCTGCACACCGCCTGAAGCCCATCCACTCCCGTGCCGATAGCGGCGGTGCCGATTAGCACGTCCACCTCTCCCCGTAGGAACTGCTCAAGCCCGCTCTTATCCTCCCCCGTGTAGAAGCCCACCCGCAGGTGGGCCTTCTCCAACGCGACACGCAGCGTCTCGCCGATGCCGTCGATTAGGTGGGTGTAGATGAGCGTCCCGCGGCTCACGTGTTGGAGAATCACCCCGAGACGTGCACGCGTAAGCAGTTGTTCCAGAGCGAGCGGTCCTTTCGTCTGTTCCAGTGCGCGCAGTTCGTCCAGCAGTGGAGCGCAGTCCACACTCACGACCTCCTCTATGCACTCCAAGTCATACGCCGGCAGCCAGCGCGTCCCTAGTGTGACGAGCCGCTGGTGCAGCGCCATGCAGTTCGAGACTGTGGGCTGGATCCTGAGGTCGTCATGTTCCAGCCCCGTGATGAGCTCTACAAGGCTGCGTCCCTCCTGCAGGTTGTTGATGACGGGCGTTGCCGACATGCCGAGGACGTGAAGTCCGGTATTCCGCGCCGAGGCTTGAGCGAGTAGCCGTGCCAGCCGCTGCTTGCGCAGTGACATCTCCTCGGAGTTGCGTTGCTTGGCAAAGTGGACCTCGTCGATGATGACGAAGTCGATCTCTTCCCGTTCGACCAGTGCAGCCACGTGCTTGTCTGACGCAGGCTGCTGCAGCTTCTCGTAGTTCAGTATCAGGTAGCGTGGGCGCCCCGCATTCCCCGTCATTCCCGTCTCATCGCCCGCCAGAGACTTCCAGTTGGGCGTGAATCCGCCGGTGGCTATGAGGCTGTCGGGAAAGCTCTGCCGGATCGCGTTCTCCCAGCCCGCGACCACCGCATTGGGGCAGCAGATGACGGTGAATCGTGCGCCAACAACGCGGCTGGCGAGGATGGCCGAGAGCGTTTTCCCAGCGCCCGTTCCCGACCAGTTGCCGACCCGGCGCTTGTCCCGAACACGGGTTGCGACGAAGCGCTGCATGAGGTTCGGCGGCGTGGACACTCCGTTGACCGTGAACGCATAGCCATCGGGGATCTTGAGGCTCCGCGCCTCCCGATACTCACGAAGAAAGTGCTCCCGCACCTCGGTGGCGTAGATGCTTCCGCCCGTGTACTCCTCCGCTTCCCGGAGGGCGGCCGCTTCATCCACGAATGCGTGCTTCCACAGCTTGGCGAGTCCGGAAGCGACGAGGAACTGCACCGCCTCTTCGTCCGCACTCGAGAGCAGCTTGCTCTCAAGCGAGCTCAGCACGGCCTTGGTGTGGACGAGCGGGAACTCCACCTCGCCTGGGATGTCCTCCGGCCGTACCTCTCCCAGTTCCTCCACGGTTGGCTCGGAATCCTCCGTGCCTGACGCGTTTGCAGTATGCGTCTTGTCGAGGGCTTCTACCGAGCCATTGAGGAATCCGTCGGCGAGCGACGCCTCTCCTCGGATGAACTTTTCCAACTCAGCGCGTGGGAAGCGCCCCGTCGTGAGAGCCTTCGCGAAAGCCTTGGCGCTTCCCTGCACTCGCAACAAGCCGTTTTGCTGGAAGAGGAGGTAGAGCTCGGCGGGTGAGAACGTGTCGAGGTGCTCGGTGAGCGATGCCACGAAGTGGCGGATGTTATCCACAGTCCAGCCGCGATTGCACCTGGGGCAGCCTACGCCCTGCAAGGTGCGGTTGCCGATAAAGGCTTGGTACTCGTGAGTGCTGTCGTTCGGGCAAAGCCACCAGTACTTCCTCATTGCCGTGGCGTATACGTCTGCGGGGGTATGCTTCCCGTTGTGTGTCGGGTGCCACTCACGAGCGATCTCCGGGTATCGGTGCGCCAGAGAGAGCGTCTCCTGCCGGAATGAGTCGGCCCAGGCGATCCAGTTCTTCCGCAGGCCTTTAAACCCGGGAGTGCGACCGAGGAGCGTACGCAACGCATAGGGGTTGAGGTTCCCGGTTTCCAGGCCCGCCTGCCGCATCTCGGCAAGGAGTGTCACCGTGGACAACTGCTCGGTCTGGTTTTTCGCCCGCTCTGTGCACCATACCACGAGGTGCTCCCATGCACTGTCGGACAGCGTCAGGAGACTTCGATGTGCGAAAGTGCCCTTGTCCCAGATCAGGATGTCGGGCGAGCGATACAGCGCCGCGAAGGCTCGCGGGAGACTCTCCGCTTCCGTCCAATCTCCTTCGATTTCGTCCGCAGTCATTTCAATCCTTAGCTCCGCTGCGAAGCGTGGGGCAATCTCCCGCACGTGCAGAGGACGCTTTGCCAGGGCAAGGAACTCGCTCAGGCGTTCGTGGAAGGGAGTGTTCGTCAGC
The window above is part of the Hyalangium gracile genome. Proteins encoded here:
- a CDS encoding zinc-ribbon domain-containing protein → MSDAVQNKAVNNAQSPAAPQESASAAAVLDLPWREVLGSLPARIISTLEQAGVHTVRDVLAWEQGKTEPVRNFGRTSRQTLRTALESLRLNEMEGEAAHQRYERHISLEQQLAARDISLETAWTEALPKLSTRIRGALKNAGVTTLGQVLNWAKNESLNGKLANFGRQSRHELLSALERLASEGMPDMLSKLAGLLENPDALLERGLGTLTPNQRRATVAHFLEGRTLEDVGAEMDVTRERVRQIVTKGMESLREQWGSAFRRALAPVMEELTRTGGLVHADAFASYPHLTLPRARLMVSVAGVENVELRADEFLARETLPKFKTLQRLLHARMRTRAHSGVSTAELAGWITECASLHVSADVAAKLANKLLPLEQLPDGHFRLTNTPFHERLSEFLALAKRPLHVREIAPRFAAELRIEMTADEIEGDWTEAESLPRAFAALYRSPDILIWDKGTFAHRSLLTLSDSAWEHLVVWCTERAKNQTEQLSTVTLLAEMRQAGLETGNLNPYALRTLLGRTPGFKGLRKNWIAWADSFRQETLSLAHRYPEIAREWHPTHNGKHTPADVYATAMRKYWWLCPNDSTHEYQAFIGNRTLQGVGCPRCNRGWTVDNIRHFVASLTEHLDTFSPAELYLLFQQNGLLRVQGSAKAFAKALTTGRFPRAELEKFIRGEASLADGFLNGSVEALDKTHTANASGTEDSEPTVEELGEVRPEDIPGEVEFPLVHTKAVLSSLESKLLSSADEEAVQFLVASGLAKLWKHAFVDEAAALREAEEYTGGSIYATEVREHFLREYREARSLKIPDGYAFTVNGVSTPPNLMQRFVATRVRDKRRVGNWSGTGAGKTLSAILASRVVGARFTVICCPNAVVAGWENAIRQSFPDSLIATGGFTPNWKSLAGDETGMTGNAGRPRYLILNYEKLQQPASDKHVAALVEREEIDFVIIDEVHFAKQRNSEEMSLRKQRLARLLAQASARNTGLHVLGMSATPVINNLQEGRSLVELITGLEHDDLRIQPTVSNCMALHQRLVTLGTRWLPAYDLECIEEVVSVDCAPLLDELRALEQTKGPLALEQLLTRARLGVILQHVSRGTLIYTHLIDGIGETLRVALEKAHLRVGFYTGEDKSGLEQFLRGEVDVLIGTAAIGTGVDGLQAVCSRLIINVLPWTHAEYEQLKGRLYRQGQRDRKVTIVLPLTYADLPGGRWSWCESKMERLRFKKSIADAAVDGVVPEGHLRTPEQAYRDVMSWLQRLEQGETVEVARMQLMVPLPLGGPVDVARRASYGDFSQMNNRWNATHSATTHARLAENPEEWAQYHTLYRAARADWMVVPYQEMIRFLLERQGRVIGDFGCGEAELARALQGRHTVHSFDHVAANPGVVAADLAHVPLADGVLDVAVFSLSLMGANFTEYLREAHRALRVDGQLHIWEATSRFRDLQEFQRGIGRLGFEAVHAESRWKFTYIRASKSARAPDPDFQMSF
- a CDS encoding toxin-antitoxin system YwqK family antitoxin codes for the protein MSCKAGKQHGEEFRYFASGKLEKRTLFKDGREQGRFEHFHRDGTLFSSGEYVDGELRLLSYFWTPDGVEERRHRSPEVRKEKTTYWKDGRPFTGVWKR